One Elephas maximus indicus isolate mEleMax1 chromosome X, mEleMax1 primary haplotype, whole genome shotgun sequence DNA segment encodes these proteins:
- the LOC126068555 gene encoding LOW QUALITY PROTEIN: zinc finger protein 501-like (The sequence of the model RefSeq protein was modified relative to this genomic sequence to represent the inferred CDS: substituted 1 base at 1 genomic stop codon) produces the protein MDHSACNHHIRSSTRCSAFQGKGCGESCSCSSHLTTPLRVLHGNKRHKCKVSGKDMICMSTLKNPVPALTGEKCYECNKCGKGFCSLSSLCTDVSGHKHACKECCKICSPSSLILPKKCPNREKPYECVECGKAFCYFSALSVHKRTHSGERPYEWKQCGKAFICSSRLNSHIRTHSGERPHECKECGKAFIRFSHLTSQKRTHSGEKPYECIPCGKAFSCSTALIRHXKIHNGVRPYNCTECGKAFIYSSCLTMHKRGHSGEKPYECKQCGKAFICSSRLNSHIRTHSGERPHECKECGKAFIRSSHLTSHKRTHSGEKPYECTQCEKTFSCSPALSRHKKTHNGVRPYECTECGKAFIYSSALSMHKRTHSGEKPYECKQCGKAFSCSSRLTSHKKTQWREAL, from the coding sequence ATGGATCACTCAGCATGTAACCATCATATCAGATCTTCCACCAGATGCAGTGCCTTTCAGGGTAAGGGATGTGGAGAATCCTGCAGCTGTTCCTCTCACTTAACCACGCCTTTGAGAGTTCTTCATGGAAATAAACGCCATAAATGTAAGGTGTCTGGGAAGGATATGATTTGTATGTCAACCCTTAAGAATCCTGTGCCAGCACTCACTGGTGAGAAATGCTACGAATGTAACAAATGTGGGAAAGGATTTTGTAGTTTGTCATCCCTTTGTACAGACGTGAGTGGTCATAAGCATGCATGTAAAGAATGTTGTAAAATCTGTAGTCCTTCATCCCTCATTTTACCTAAAAAATGTCCTAACAGAGAAAAGCCTTATGAATGTgtggaatgtgggaaagccttttgtTATTTCTCAGCCCTTAGTGTGCATAAAAGGACTCACAGTGGAGAAAGGCCTTATGAATGGAAACAGTGCGGGAAAGCCTTTATTTGTTCCTCCCGCCTCAattcacatataagaactcacagtggagagaggcctcatgaatgtaaggaatgtgggaaagcctttattcgtTTCTCTCACCTCACTTCACagaaaagaactcacagtggagagaaaccttatgaatgtataccctgtgggaaagcctttagttgttCCACAGCCCTCATTAggcattaaaaaatacacaatggAGTGAGGCCTTATAACTGtacagaatgtgggaaagccttcatatATTCCTCATGCCTTACTATGCATAAAAGaggtcacagtggagagaaaccttatgaatgtaaacaatgtgggaaagcctttatttgtTCCTCCCGCCTCAattcacatataagaactcacagtggagagaggcctcatgaatgtaaggaatgtggcaaagcctttaTTCGTTCCTCCCACCTCActtcacataaaagaactcacagtggagagaaaccttatgaatgtacacAATGTGAGAAAACCTTCAGTTGTTCCCCAGCCCTCAGTAGACATAAAAAAACTCACAATGGAgtaaggccttatgaatgtacggAATGTGGAAAAGCTTTTATTTATTCCTCAGCCCTTAGTatgcataaaagaactcacagtggagagaaaccttatgaatgtaagcaatgtgggaaggcctttagTTGCTCCTCGCGTCTCACTTCACATAAAAAAACTCAGTGGAGAGAGGCCCTATGA